DNA sequence from the Cydia pomonella isolate Wapato2018A unplaced genomic scaffold, ilCydPomo1 PGA_scaffold_112, whole genome shotgun sequence genome:
AGAAGGGAAAAAAGGACCAGGGATGACCCTGACCCAGACAGTGAAGGCGAGACTCCGGTGCGCAAAGTTAGCACTTCCCGCCGGGGCCGAGGCAAAGGGCACTATACGGGGCTTAGCGCTGCCAAAAAGCAGCTAGAGGATGTTGGGACTGACACGGAGACGGAGGCCCCCTACAGTCCCAAACCTAGACGAAACACGGGCAGGCAGTCGCGAAGCCCAGTACGAAGCCCTGTACAAAGCCCGGTACACATGGAGGAAACGTCAGGAGAGTTTGAAACGCCTGGTGGCCGCATCAGGGCCTGTGCGCAGGAAATAATGAGTGATGCGGCCAAAAGCAAGAATTTAAAGGGCGATATATGGGGCAGAATTAACTCCGCGTGCAGGGAGTTAATGAATCTTGCAGATTCGCTCGGGGAGTCGGAGGTTGTCCGCGCACTGAAAGCGGACAACGATAGAATGCGGAAGGAGCTGGGGCAGCTCCGTCTGGAAACCAAAGCGCTGCGCAAGGCCTTCTCGGAGCGCAAGCAGACGGAGCCAATCAGGGCAGGGACGGAGACGCAAACCCTTCTCGAGGAATTGGGCAAAATCATGGAGGTCCGCCTGGGGAGCTTCCAGAGGGAAATGTTCCAATCCCTGGGGAACATGGTGAATGCCCGCCTCGAGAGTGTGGAGGGACGACTGCCGCCGGAGCCCATCCGCCGGCCAATGCTGGCTGCCGACAGGAGGAGGATCCGGGAGAGTGCGGGTCAAGGAATGGACGTGGTAACGGCGGAGCACCACGTTAACGAGCCTAGTGCCCCAAGGCTGGACAAAAGAAGCAGGGGGGTATCCCAATCGGCCTCCCCAACGACGGCTAGCCAACCAGCAAGGGAGGCGCCCCCGTGCGGCAGTAGTGCCCCAGCTGCCCCAGACGCAGGTCGGGCAGACCCAACCCAGGCCGGTACCCACACCGAGGGTTAAAAAACCAGTGGTCCCTGCTCCTAGGGCACCCAAGAAACCGACTCGACCGAGCATGCCGCCACCTGCGCCGCCTGCACCCCCACGAAGCGAATGGACCACGGTGGTCAAAAAGGGCAAGGCCAAGGGCAAGAGCCCTGCCCCTCCCCAGCCCCCAAAAAAGGCGGCCCCAAAACTAGTGGCCCCAACCATGGCGGCGGTCGTAGTGGCCCTTAAGCCTGACGCCCAAACCAGCTACAGGGCCGTCATGGAAAAGGCCACCACGCTGAAACTGGCCGAGCTTGGTGTCGACCACCTTAAGGTCCGCAGGACGGCAACAGGGACGCGTATTATTGAGGTCCCCGGGGCACAGAGCGGACAGGCCGCCGACAACCTGGCTGAGCGACTCCGGAGCCTGGTAGGTGACATGGCTGATGTCTACAGACCAGTCAAGAAGGCGGAAATCAAGATTTCCGGATTTGACGAGTCCGTCACGCCGGAAACCCTGAAGAAAGAGGTTGCCGCTAGAGGCAGATGCCAGGAGGACCAGATATCGGTGGGAGCGATAAGGATGGCGGCCAACGGGACTGGCTCggtcatcctgcgctgcccacTGACGGCGGCCAAGGTGGTCGTCACGGCGGGGCGAATAGTGGTTGGGTGGTCGGCGGCCCGAGTGGAGGCCTTGGAACAGTTGCCCCTGCGCTGCTACCGCTGCATGGGGACGGGGCATACTAGGCCTCTGTGCCCGTCCCCGGTAGATAGGGGCGAGTGGTGCTACAGGTGTAGCAAACCGGGCCACAAAAGCCTGGCCTGCGCCGCGTCGGCCCCCTGGTGCGCCGTGTGCCACCATGCTGGGCTAAAGGCGGGGCACGTGATGGGAGGAAAGGCCTGCACCCCCCCACCAATTAAAGGGAAGGAGACATATGCTGCCAGCCCTGCAGCTCTCGCTGCCGCTGCGGTTGCCTCCCGGGAAGCACCTCATAACCGGACGGATCCCCAGGCAATGGAAAGTTAATGCCTCCGTTGCAGGATATTGAGGTGCTTCAGTGCAACCTGAATCATGCCGCGCGTGCGCAGGACTTAATGATTCAGCACATGGCAGAATGGGAGGTTGCGGCATCGGTGGTGGCGGAGCCGTACTTTGTCCCCCAGCAGGCGAACTGGGTGGGCGACAGATGTGGCTCGGTGGCCACGGTAGCCATAGTGGCACCAATGGGGGGAGGCCTGCCCCTCTCCAGAGTCTCAAGCGGCCCTGGTTATGTGGTGGCTAAATTGGGGGACATCGTGTTAGTGGGCGTTTACTTCTCCCCCAATAGGCCACTGCATGAATTCGAGGCCTATCTGGAGAGGCTCGGGCGGGCGGTGGCTGGCGCGGCTCCCTCCCCCATAATGGTCCTGGGGGATCTCAACGCCAAGTGCGCTGCCTGGGGCTCCCCTAGGACCAACCCCAGGGGGACCGTGCTCCTCGAGTGGTTGGTCGGGCTGGGGCTTGAAGTGGTCAACCGGGGCACAGCCAATACGTGCGTGCGCCTGGCGGGGGGGTCTATCATCGACGTGACATTGGCCTCCCCAGCGGCGGCAACACGCATTGCGGACTGGCGGGTCCTGGAAGACACGGAGACCCTCTCTGACCACGTATACATCAGAATGAGGGTCTCCAGAGCCCGGCATGGCCAACAACCAGGTCCGGCGAGGGGCACGGGGAGATCTCTGAGGTGGAGTCTGGCCACCCTGGATCGGGAGGCGGCCAGAGAGGCGGCCATGGTGGAAGCCAGATGGGGGCGTCAAATGCCAGAGGAAGCCAATGTGGACAATATGGCCCTTGGCTTCCGTGCTTCCCTCACACGGGCATGCGACGCCTCAATGAGGAGAGCGGGGCCTCCGCGGAGGAGAAAGGCGACGTATTGGTGGTGTCCGGAAGTGGCCGCTCTCCGGGCTACCAGTAATGCCGCGAGACGGCAATTTACACGCTGTCGAAGGAGGCGGCACACCCAGGAGGAGCTAGATGCATACCACCTGGCGCTGAATGAGGCCAAGAAGGCCCTCAACCTTGCCATCGCCAAGGCAAAGGACGCGGCGCACGGGGCCTTTTTGGCCTCTTTAGACGGGGACCCATGGGGACGGCCTTATAAACTTGTAAGAAAGAAGCTTCGTCAGGCCGCCCCCATGGATGCCATGGACATGGGGACCCTCCGGGGTATCTTAGAAGGCCTGTTCCCTCCAGCCCCAGAGTTCGCTCCTCCTGCAATGGTGGTCCCCAGGGAGGAGGAGCCCCTGGATCCTGAGGAGGTGCCCCTCGTAACCGAGGGCGAAATGGCCCGTGTCGCCCATAGGGTTAGGGCCTGCAAGAAAGCCCCTGGCCCAGACGGGGTCCATGGCAGGGTCCTACCTATTGTAATGGAGCACCTTGGAGACTGTCTCCAATCCATCTTTAACCGGTGCCTTAGGGATGGACAGTTTCCAAGGTGCTGGAAAGAGGGAATAGTGTGCCTCCTCCGGAAGGAGGCCAGGCCGGCGGACTCCCCATCCGGGTGGAGGCCAATAGTCCTGTTGGACGAGGCGGGGAAGATGCTGGAACGCATATTGGCGTCAAGAATAAACCGACACTTACAGGAGACGGGCCCCAATCTCACTGGGCGCCAATATGGGTTCCGAAGCGGCAGGTCCACGATGGACGCATTGGGGGCACTTCGGGCCTTCCGTGAGAATGCTCTAAAGAAAGGGGAGGGTACCATTGCGGTGTCTCTGGACATCGCCAACGCATTCGGTACCCTCCCGTACTCGGTGATACGGGAGGCCCTGAGGTACCACGAGGTGCCCCCATACTTGAGGCGAGTTGTAGACCACTACCTGTCAGACAGGGTGGTGGTCTGCAACACGCCTGATGGGAGGTTGGAAAGGCGGATGGCCTGCGGTGTTCCCCAGGGGTCGGTGCTTGGACCCCTGTTGTGGAACATCGGCTTCGACTGGGCCATTCGAGCAGAACTGCTCCCCCGGATGGCCCTCATGTGTTACGCCGATGACACGATGGTGGCCATTCGGGGTAAGGACCTGGAGGAGGCAATGCGGAGGGCGGAAGTGGCGGCGGACCTCATGATTCTTAGGATCCGCCTCCTAGGACTGAGGGTCTCCCTCGCAAAGACTGACGCGATAGTCTTTGCGAGGAGAGGTTGGAGGGTGCCCACCGGTGCTTCCCTCAGAATAGCTGGCGGGGATGTTCAGGTGAGGCCCCATATAAAGTACCTCGGCCTCACGCTGGACAGGAGGTGGAACTTCGGGGAGCACTTCCGCCAAATTGCTCCCCGGGTAGTGACGGCGGCGTCGGAGATGGGCCGGCTGCTGCCCAACGTGGGAGGACCCTCGCACGTGTGCCGACGCCTCTACGCAGGAGTGGCGCGCTCAATGGCTCTTTATGGGGCCCCGATCTGGGCCGATAAACTAAACCAAGAGAACAAGGCCCTACTGCGAAGGCCCCAGAGAGTCATTGCCATACGAGTGTGCAGGGCGTATGTGTCAGTGAGCTGGGCGGCAGCGTGCGTGTTGGCGGGCACCTCACCATGGGAGCTGGATGCTGAGGTGCTCGCTGACGCGCACAGACGGAGGGTCAGGAGCAGGGAGACAGGCGACTTTCCTGCTCCTGAAGAAGTCAGGGAGGCACGCAGAACGGCGCAGAGGAGGTTGCGTGGAAAGTGGAAGGTGGACCTGGAGAATTCCCCCTATGGAACCTACACCATAGGGGCAGTTCTCCCGTCGCTAGACCGATGGCTGGACCGGACGCACGGCAGGGTTGGATACAGACTGGTGCAGGTACTGACCGGACACGGATGCTTCGGTCACTACCTGCACAGGATCGGTCGCGAGCCTACCCAATCCTGCCATCAATGTGACGAGACGGACGACACCGCCCAGCACACCCTGCAGGTGTGCAGCCGCTGGGGGGTGGAGCGGAGCGCGCTGGTGGCAGCCATCGGGACAAATGATCTCTCGCTGCACAGCGTCGTGGCGGCCATGTTGGACAGCGAGAGATCCTGGGAGGCGGTGACCTCCTTTTGTGACGCGGTTGTCTCGCAAAAGGAGGTCGAGGAGCGGGAGCGCGAGGAGGACCCAAACGCGCTCCCGATCAGGCGAAGACGAATGGGCAGGAGACTTAGGCGGTTCGCCATTGCGAACCGCGCTATACCTCAGTAGGGCAGCGGGCGAGGGACCCGCACAACACGGCCCTACATGGGAGGGGGGAGAGTCAGTTATGCGTTTGCTGACTCTCCCCAAACTGGTGTGAAGTCCCGGTTCATCCGAGTCGGGACCGCCGGGGGGGTGCTGAGGTGACATGCTTGCGAGCCCCCAGCACCCCCCTTAACGGCATGGACGGAAACGCCGCAGGGgaggttagtgggtattctcctcctctccctctgaatagcagagggggttacggaaggagcgagtcccacataccgcccccccaatgggcttccctcgcccggggggcgatgatgcgtaaatgcattcaccCCTgcgataccaaaaaaaaaaaaaaaaaaaaggttaggttttgagttaggttaggttttgagttaggttaggttttgagttaggttaggttttgagttaggttaggttttgagttaggttaggttttgagttaggttaggttttgagttaggttaggttttgagttaggttaggttttgagttaggttaggttttgagttaggttaggttttgagttaggttaggttttgagttaggttaggttttgagttaggttaggttaggttaggttaggttaggttaggttaggttaggttaggttaggttaggttaggttaggttaggttaggttaggttaggttaggttaggttaggttttttttttttttttttttttcagttaaaactataaatagttCCAACGGCCCTCGcgagggatacgggcgaccgtTGGACATAGAGCTGTGGAGGTTCCCGCTGGTGATACGGGTAACCTATTATTAAAGCTGTGtaagtattacaattatttgttttgtcCTAGTTTTTGTACTAATACTGAATTAATTATAATCTTTTCCTGTTTATTACAACCTTCATGTGATGTTATTTGCACTATGTATTATTGAACTTTTTCAAAGTATTGATGATGTAGTTAATAtgatggttaggttaggttaggttaggttaggttaggttaggttaggttaggttaggttaggttaggttaggttaggttaggttaggttaggttaggttgagGTTTTTTCGTGAGGTGTTTCAGAGCGATTTCGGTGATTTTTGGAGATTAGACTTTAACAATTTTTGGCTATTCATCCCGGTTATCGAAACGGCTCTAACTTGACGACTTGGCGATCTTTTTGACTTTTGGTGTTTTTTGACTTGGAACGATTTTTGTGcggtttttgtttttcatttaaaaatttctatcttctttttctttctttttctgttctttgttttAGGCTTTAAATTTTGCATTtcctttcttctttcttctgtTGTTTTCTCGGTAACGCTGGGACTCTTGGTTCCGGAGTTATAGGGAAaacaattgtttgttttgaagttttgtgtgttgttttatttttcggaaaaaaaaatttatcttctttttctttcttatttctTCTTTTCGAGCGATAGGGGTAGCTAGGTAAGGGTAAGACCTACCTAGCGACGTCTAGTTTGTAACTCTACGACGTCAGAGTCGGGAGTTATAAACTGAAAACCTGATTGCTATTCCGGTTTTTGCGGCGCTTCCAACTACTTTTCTTAAGTTTGTAAACTTTGGAAAAAGGATAGCGCCTGAACCGGAGTAATTGGTGTCGGGGCTTTTTTGGATTTGGGTAGAGGGGGTTAATCCCGTACTACTACTCCTGTTCAAAAAATTTTTGGCCAACTGGAAGGgggaaaaaacaatttttggaCTCAGATTTCGTAAGTTTGTCGGGTGTGGCACGGATCACACTTGACCGATTTTGTGGAATTTGAGTTTGAGGTCACTTCCTCCATGGGTAAGGAGGGGGAAACTCCGGATCCGGGTGGGGATAAAGCCGGGGAAAGGAGGGTGTTAAGAAAAAGGGGGGGTAACCAGGGTTCTGAGGGAATGGGGAACAATATTGTCTCCCAAAGGGAGGTGATATTGGAAGGAAGCCAGGATGATGATGAGGGAAGGGGGTACATTGGTGGGGGGGATGCCTCCCCCACCCCTAGCAGGGGAAAATTCTGGGCGGGTAAGAAAAAGGGGGTAATGCGCGACTCAGAGACATCCTCTGATGAATGGGGCAGCGTTATGGAGACGGATGGAGCCAGGAGTTTGGACGGGGAAGAAACAGAGGGGAACATAAGGGGAAGAAGGGAGAAACGGGTTAGAGATAACCCAGATAGTGATGGAGATACCCCGGTGCGCAAGTTGAGCACCTCCCGCCGTGGCCGTGGCAAGGGACATTATACGGGGCTGAGCGCCGCCAAAAAACAGCTGGAGAATTATGAGACGGAAACGGAGACGGACGCGCCCTATAGTCCCAAGCCAAAACGGAGCTCGGGCAGGCGGTCGCGAAGCCCAATACTCGACGATGAAATCCCAGCAGGGTTTGAAACTCCTGGCAGCCGCATCAAGGCCTGCGCGAAGGGAATAATGAGTGATGCTGCCAAGAGCAAGAATCTTAAGGGCGAAATTTGGGGCAGCATCAACGCTGCGTGCAAGACACTGATGGAGATTGCAGATTCTATCGGGGAGTCGGATGTTGTCCGCGCGCTCAAAGCGGACAACCAAAGGATGCGCAGAGAACTGGAGCATCTCCACGCGGAGACCAAAGCGCTGCGACAGGCTTTTTCGGAGCGTAACCAGGGGAAGGAGCCAACGAAGGGGAGGACAGATACGCAGGCACTGCTCGAAGAGTTGGGCAATTTTATAGACGTCCGCCTGGGGAACTTCAGGAGCGAGATCTTCAAGTCCCTAGGCGGCATGGTCAATACCCGTCTTGAAAGGGTGGAGGGACGCCTTCCACCGGAGCCCATACTCCGGCCGCCACTTGCTGCCGACAGAAGGAGGACCCGGGAGCAGACGGACCAAGAAATGGAAGTAGAGGCAACGAGACACCAAACTGAGGTGCCTAGTGCCCCAAGGCCTGAGAAGAGAAGCAGAGGGGCTCCTCAAGCGGTCCCCCAAGCGGCGTCGAGTCAATCGACGGGAGGGGTGTCCCGTGTGGACGTAGCCCCCCAGCAGCCAAAGACGCCAGCTGGGCAGACTCAATCCAAGCCGGTACCTACTCCAAGGGCCAAA
Encoded proteins:
- the LOC133533191 gene encoding uncharacterized protein LOC133533191 — encoded protein: MGNNIVSQREVILEGSQDDDEGRGYIGGGDASPTPSRGKFWAGKKKGVMRDSETSSDEWGSVMETDGARSLDGEETEGNIRGRREKRVRDNPDSDGDTPVRKLSTSRRGRGKGHYTGLSAAKKQLENYETETETDAPYSPKPKRSSGRRSRSPILDDEIPAGFETPGSRIKACAKGIMSDAAKSKNLKGEIWGSINAACKTLMEIADSIGESDVVRALKADNQRMRRELEHLHAETKALRQAFSERNQGKEPTKGRTDTQALLEELGNFIDVRLGNFRSEIFKSLGGMVNTRLERVEGRLPPEPILRPPLAADRRRTREQTDQEMEVEATRHQTEVPSAPRPEKRSRGAPQAVPQAASSQSTGGVSRVDVAPQQPKTPAGQTQSKPVPTPRAKKPQPAAPTPRIPRRQASVGVPATAPRAPPPQEVWTTVVKKGKGKGRAAPPQPQQQQTPKRTTAPKLVAPTMAAVVVALKPDAQTDYRAVMERATTLKLAELGVDHLKVRRTATGARIIEVPGAQSGQAADNLVDRLRSLVGDVADVYRPVKKAEIKISGFDESVTPEILKKEVAARGRCPEDQVSVGVIRMAANGTGSVILRCPLTVAKVVVTAGRIVIGWSAARVEALEQLPLRCYRCMGTGHTRPLCPSSVDRGNWCYRCSKPGHKSQDCTASAPWCAVCHHAGLKAGHVMGGQACTPPPVKGKEAFRAGLANATAAAPLDVPDRTESQSMEI